From one Oncorhynchus clarkii lewisi isolate Uvic-CL-2024 chromosome 6, UVic_Ocla_1.0, whole genome shotgun sequence genomic stretch:
- the LOC139412066 gene encoding steroidogenic acute regulatory protein, mitochondrial, producing the protein MLPATFKLCAGISYRHMRNMTGLRKNAMVAIHHELNMLAGPNPSSWISHVRRRSSLLSSRIEEEQGYNEAEVSYVKQGEEALQKSISILGDQDGWTTEIIAANGDKVLSKVLPDVGKVFKLEVLLDQRSDNLYVELVGNMEQMGDWNPNVKEVKILQKIGQETMVTHEVSGPTPGNVVGPRDFVSVRCAKRRGSTCFLAGMSTQHPTMPEQRGVVRAENGPTCIVMRPSADDPNKTKFTWLLSIDLKGWIPKTIINKVLSQTQVDFANHLRQRMADNSVSMEMAPAC; encoded by the exons ATGTTGCCTGCAACTTTCAAACTGTGCGCTGGCATCTCCTACAGACATATGAGGAACATGACAG GTTTGAGGAAGAATGCGATGGTGGCCATTCACCATGAGTTGAACATGCTAGCAGGCCCCAACCCTAGCAGCTGGATCAGCCATGTCCGCCGCAGGAGCTCACTGCTCA GCTCGCGGATCGAGGAGGAGCAGGGCTACAATGAGGCGGAGGTGTCATATgtgaagcagggagaggaggCGCTGCAGAAGTCTATCAGCATCCTCGGCGATCAGGATGGATGGACCACTGAGATCATTGCT GCGAATGGAGACAAGGTGCTGAGTAAGGTGTTACCTGACGTGGGGAAGGTGTTTAAGCTGGAGGTGCTGTTGGACCAGCGCTCTGATAACCTCTATGTGGAGCTGGTGGGCaacatggagcagatgggagacTGGAACCCTAACGTCAAAGAGGTCAAG ATCCTCCAGAAGATAGGTCAGGAGACCATGGTGACCCACGAGGTGTCGGGACCCACACCTGGCAACGTGGTGGGGCCGCGGGACTTCGTTAGTGTTCGCTGTGCCAAGCGCCGGGGGTCCACGTGCTTCCTTGCCGGCATGTCCACTCAGCACCCCACCATGCCCGAACAGAGGGGAGTTGTTAG GGCAGAGAACGGACCAACATGTATAGTGATGCGGCCCAGTGCCGATGACCCCAACAAGACCAAGTTCACCTGGTTGTTAAGCATAGATTTAAAG GGTTGGATCCCAAAGACCATCATAAACAAAGTACTCTCTCAGACGCAGGTGGACTTTGCCAACCACCTGAGGCAAAGGATGGCTGACAACAGTGTTTCCATGGAGATGGCACCAGCATGCTGA